Proteins encoded within one genomic window of Haematobia irritans isolate KBUSLIRL chromosome 5, ASM5000362v1, whole genome shotgun sequence:
- the LOC142237412 gene encoding uncharacterized protein LOC142237412: MAEKNGNTPQHGGEEEKSNSFTSSHGQLLVGDQKYSLRTLKMVGSTMIFLSASEPECLDEMAVAMKMPNDGKIIGTTILGPHITESQRMAEQLTRRYNRQFFVSFNVNVDRMTGPILEKHLCAYMNKNKELFV, from the coding sequence ATGGCAGAAAAGAATGGCAATACACCACAGCATGGGGGTGAAGAGGAGAAATCAAACAGTTTTACCTCCAGCCACGGACAACTGCTTGTAGGAGATCAAAAATATTCTCTACGGACTTTAAaaatggttggttccacaatgaTTTTTTTGAGTGCCAGTGAACCAGAATGTTTAGATGAAATGGCAGTGGCTATGAAAATGCCCAATGATGGTAAAATCATTGGTACTACAATATTGGGACCGCATATAACAGAATCCCAACGAATGGCAGAACAATTAACACGTCGCTATAATCGTCAATTTTTTGTCAGCTTCAATGTGAATGTGGATCGTATGACGGGACCGATTCTTGAGAAGCACTTGTGTGCATAcatgaataaaaataaagaattatttGTTTGA
- the NAT1 gene encoding N-acetyltransferase 1, whose translation KFFTIPHSTLNSHSSQSYDDKRQCWDSNIVQAPNTDSNFALQGRIYKTSTIEGGSSTGDPSIGGGNLKLAITANQDDTECFNDSFNNRGGGGGGQSPPTPTVGKTLLNTSANLLPITTASVTFSNLKNLLKIDKGSSPTSNGSLGNHQSGSGNRSKEIGGGSYKRSPNSGENSRNSLNGGRSGAPSASGHFSTGYNKNSAKIRQHDSEVSPRPRRSFQNDSSSSRYYNKNSDILGGSQAGGLGSNANNSNSGNLRGGSLNANSGGPYHNSLSDQGNSGGGRRNYQPHNSDGGYTRNLNSGGSGSNYRSHQGQRYENGNGNGQQRQYGSSTNAGYNNNYHNNYNNNKSYGSRSSANDGNVNNNYRSSHQRERGDRDRDDYGINGSNSNSSHNYRDYDSPRGVGGGGVGSGPRYTNGIGGTGSTTNGGGSNTNSLERRLPPSALRSSGVERGSGGNSNSYEHRERDRSSNNRSPPARAGNDNVLGRQETSSGQSSNVNSSSSSRGISPNSAIGASALPSGAASQQPTPAATPPPSAGRWVPPSLRPQHGLTQAEKNDAVFRRVRGILNKLTPEKFQELSDELLKLDLNSIAILNGVILLIFDKALDEPKYSSMYAQLCKRLSQEAPSFEKEPSSLSTFLRLLIAVCRNKFNNRLKRDDEGETQFNKVHRPQAAAENDADEEERRHLAKQRMLGNVKFIGELHKLDMLSKNVLHQCIFELLEKKNKRMASKEELCEDMECLAQLLKTCGKNLDSEQGEELMNQVINKLERRSKSTDYPPRIRFLLKDVIELRENNWVPRKVGTAEGPVPIKQIRTDDEPLIRTPFTNRNRDMRNNRDDRDNDSWMGRLSLNLQPGGLNDMFSGLSVTGASPIISPFTTPVGNNRQYNSNNRDRNQQGGNSYSGNRYNKHNQQNGPNNSGGHREDRQNNRDRNDRVERERDPNGQYSGGNPLNKELAPRFKRNLITPNQDSVENLQMRPAANSLLFKAASQNQKLPSMLPMSTPPMVNSNNSSPMTGGFGRLGGSGKDMQLSNAQYPLLGTPTTHLSSSQQQHQQNSRPSSTPSAEADYKGASSNNMEKTLKSTSSNPDFAKNSSNYSSSTQQRASEGIDQNEDSNDKKPRLNTPTSQLITKQGSTEKTGANGVGSSANNNKQQKKEKAFNKDEVLKKTASFIKDKFFFAKGENAEEEEQRLAEVVNAFLELKVPEKCMKDVWINCILDVLEKADEHYLERVLQFLQILRKQINLKANIILEVFKQVVKKMNEREALNPRITTFVAILLAKGTVGESGLLKLNDIANYTDNGQHYPLFLLVLQQLCKIIGKDQLEEIFRSSKIDLMNCLPEVDRNKARLAEILEDRSLTFLYPLLKVQSEMSKQLNANPDPTTFYKWIKANVDAKYYKEEGFISALMTVIVKYVTSQTSFPEGTDVKNCPDKATIQKEESLFENYCQILKSFLGQSIDLQLLAIYALQVFCVNENFPKGMLCRWFKYLYEAEVIDEETFIMWKEEISDKYPGKGAALFQVNNWLTWLQEAESEDDED comes from the exons aaatttttcaccatTCCTCATTCAACGCTAAATAGTCACTCCTCTCAGTCTTACGACGATAAACGACAGTGTTGGGATTCCAACATTGTTCAAGCGCCAAACACTGATAGTAATTTCGCGTTGCAGGGTCGAATTTATAAAACAAGCACCATTGAGGGAGGCAGCAGTACCGGTGATCCAAGCATTGGCGGCGGCAATTTGAAGCTAGCAATAACGGCTAATCAAGACGATACTGAGTGCTTTAACGACAGTTTTAACAATCGAGGAGGAGGAGGCGGCGGCCAATCCCCGCCGACACCTACTGTCGGTAAAACCTTGCTGAACACCAGTGCAAACCTCTTGCCGATAACAACTGCATCGGTTACTTTCAGTAACCTGAAAAATCTCCTAAAGATCGATAAGGGCTCGTCGCCGACTAGCAACGGTAGCTTAGGCAACCACCAAAGCGGCAGTGGTAATCGCTCCAAGGAGATCGGTGGCGGCAGTTACAAGCGTTCGCCCAACTCAGGCGAGAATTCTCGCAATAGTTTGAACGGCGGCAGATCTGGAGCTCCTAGTGCTTCGGGACACTTTTCAACTGGTTATAATAAGAATTCCGCCAAAATTCGTCAACACGATTCAGAAGTAAGCCCACGGCCTCGGCGATCTTTCCAGAACGATTCGTCGTCGTCGCGTTACTATAACAAAAATAGTGACATTTTGGGAGGCTCTCAAGCTGGAGGTTTAGGCAGCAACGCTAACAACTCCAATTCTGGCAATCTTCGTGGTGGCTCGCTGAACGCTAATAGCGGCGGCCCATATCACAACTCGCTTTCAGATCAAGGCAATAGCGGAGGCGGTCGACGTAACTATCAACCGCACAATTCCGATGGCGGCTATACGCGCAATCTAAATTCGGGAGGCTCTGGCAGCAACTACCGCTCTCACCAGGGTCAACGCTACGAAAACGGCAATGGAAACGGACAACAGCGTCAGTACGGTTCTTCAACTAACGCTggctacaacaacaactaccataacaactacaacaacaacaaatcatacggATCACGATCATCCGCCAATGATGGCAATGTAAACAACAATTATCGCTCATCACATCAACGAGAGAGAGGTGATAGAGATCGCGACGATTACGGCATCAACGGTAGCAATAGCAATAGCAGCCACAATTATCGAGATTACGATTCGCCCAGAGGTGTTGGGGGCGGTGGAGTAGGTAGTGGACCACGCTACACAAACGGCATTGGTGGGACTGGTAGCACAACAAACGGAGGAGGCAGTAATACAAATAGTTTGGAACGTCGTTTGCCACCCTCTGCTTTGCGCTCATCGGGTGTAGAGAGAGGATCGGGTGGTAATTCCAACTCTTACGAACATCGCGAACGTGACCGTTCTTCAAACAATCGTTCACCACCCGCTCGGGCAGGAAACGATAATGTATTGGGCAGACAAGAGACATCATCAGGACAGTCATCTAACGTAAATTCTTCATCATCTTCGCGAGGCATTTCGCCAAATTCTGCTATTGGAGCAAGTGCATTACCATCAGGTGCAGCAAGTCAACAGCCCACACCGGCAGCAACTCCACCACCATCAGCTGGTCGTTGGGTGCCACCATCATTGCGTCCTCAACATGGACTTACACAAGCCGAAAAGAATGATGCTGTTTTCCGAAGG GTCCGTGGTATTCTTAACAAATTGACTCCAGAAAAATTCCAAGAACTTAGCGACGAACTACTGAAGCTCGATTTAAATTCTATTGCCATTTTAAACGGTGTTATTCTATTGATTTTCGATAAGGCTTTGGATGAGCCCAAATACTCGTCTATGTATGCACAATTGtgcaaacgtttatcacaagaaGCGCCATCTTTTGAAAAGGAACCTAGCAGTTTGAGTACATTCTTGCGTTTACTTATTGCCGTTTGTcggaacaaatttaataatcgtCTAAAGCGAGACGACGAAGGAGAAACCCAATTCAATAAAGTTCATCGTCCACAAGCAGCTGCAGAAAATGATGCTGATGAAGAAGAGCGTCGTCATTTGGCCAAACAGCGAATGCTGggcaatgttaaattcattggagaATTACACAAATTGGATATGCTTTCGAAGAACGTCCTCCATCAATGTATTTTCGAATTgttggaaaagaaaaacaaacgtaTGGCCTCGAAGGAAGAATTGTGCGAGGACATGGAGTGCTTGGCACAGTTGCTCAAAACGTGCGGCAAGAACCTGGATTCAGAACAGGGCGAAGAGCTGATGAACCAAGTGATAAACAAATTGGAAAGACGATCAAAATCTACTGATTATCCACCCAGAATACGTTTCTTGTTGAAAGACGTAATAGAATTGCGTGAAAATAATTGGGTACCTCGAAAAGTGGGCACCGCTGAGGGACCAGTGCCAATCAAGCAAATACGCACCGATGACGAGCCATTAATTCGTACACCATTCACTAACCGCAATCGTGATATGCGCAATAATCGGGACGATCGTGACAATGACAGTTGGATGGGGCGTTTGTCTTTGAATTTACAGCCAGGTGGTCTAAACGATATGTTCTCGGGACTGAGTGTGACTGGAGCATCGCCAATTATATCACC ATTTACTACACCAGTGGGCAATAATCGTCAGTATAATTCAAATAATCGGGATCGAAATCAACAAGGCGGAAACAGCTACAGTGGCAATCGCTATAATAAACATAACCAACAGAATGGCCCTAATAATAGTGGTGGTCATCGTGAAGATCGCCAGAATAACAGAGACAGGAATGACAGGGTTGAAAGGGAACGTGATCCGAACGGCCAATATAGTGGTGGGAACCCCTTAAACAAAGAATTAGCGCCACGTTTCAAACGCAATCTGATCACTCCCAATCAAGATTCTGTGGAGAATTTGCAAATGAGACCGGCTGCCAACTCGCTGCTCTTTAAGGCAGCATCCCAAAATCAAAAGCTTCCCTCGATGTTACCGATGTCTACACCACCCATGGTCAACAGCAATAACTCAAGCCCAATGACTGGAGGATTTGGCAGATTAGGAGGTAGTGGCAAGGATATGCAATTGTCCAATGCCCAATATCCTTTATTGGGTACACCAACAACTCATCTTTCATCGagccaacaacaacatcaacaaaatTCCAGACCATCTTCCACGCCTTCGGCAGAAGCAGATTATAAAGGAGCAAGCAGCAATAACATGGAGAAAACCTTGAAGAGTACATCTTCGAATCCGGACTTTGCTAAGAACTCATCTAATTACAGCTCATCCACTCAACAGAGAGCTTCTGAAGGCATTGATCAAAACGAAGACAGCAATGATAAGAAACCTCGGCTTAATACGCCAACATCACAGTTGATAACAAAGCAAGGCTCAACAGAGAAAACTGGTGCTAATGGAGTAGGATCATCCGCCAACAACAATAAACAGCAAAAGAAGGAAAAAGCTTTCAACAAAGATGAGGTGCTCAAGAAAACTGCCAGCTTTATCAAAGATAAATTCTTCTTTGCTAAGGGTGAGAATGCCGAAGAAGAAGAGCAAAGGCTTGCCGAAGTTGTTAACGCTTTCTTGGAATTGAAAGTGCCCGAAAAGTGCATGAAGGATGTTTGGATCAATTGCATATTGGATGTGCTGGAGAAGGCTGACGAACACTATTTAGAACGAGTTTTGCAATTCTTGCAGATACTCAGAAAGCAAATCAATTTGAAGGCCAACATCATATTGGAGGTCTTCAAGCAAGTCGTCAAAAAGATGAACGAGAGAGAAGCTCTAAATCCACGCATAACCACATTCGTAGCTATACTCTTGGCCAAAGGCACTGTAGGCGAATCTGGCCTTTTGAAACTCAACGATATTGCCAATTATACCGACAATGGTCAACACTATCCATTGTTCTTGTTGGTGCTTCAACAGCTTTGTAAGATCATAGGCAAGGACCAATTGGAAGAGATTTTCCGCTCTAGCAAAATCGATTTGATGAACTGTTTGCCCGAGGTAGATCGCAATAAAGCTCGCTTAGCAGAAATTCTAGAAGATAGATCGTTGACCTTCCTCTATCCATTGCTCAAAGTACAGTCGGAAATGAGCAAACAATTGAATGCTAACCCTGATCCAACCACATTCTACAAATGGATTAAGGCAAATGTGGATGCTAAATATTACAAAGAGGAAGGTTTTATCAGTGCTCTCATGACAGTGATAGTCAAATATGTAACATCGCAAACTAGCTTCCCTGAGGGAACAGATGTCAAGAACTGTCCCGACAAAGCCACAATTCAAAAAGAAGAAAGTCTGTTCGAAAACTACTGCCAAATCCTTAAGTCGTTCTTGGGCCAAAGTATTGATTTGCAATTGCTAGCCATCTATGCTTTACAAGTATTTtgtgttaatgaaaatttcccaaaag GTATGCTCTGCCGCTGGTTTAAGTATCTGTATGAAGCCGAAGTTATTGATGAGGAAACATTTATAATGTGGAAAGAAGAAATATCCGACAAATATCCCGGCAAGGGTGCAGCTTTGTTCCAGGTCAACAATTGGTTGACATGGTTACAAGAAGCCGAATCTGAGGATGATGAAGACTAA